One stretch of Astatotilapia calliptera chromosome 3, fAstCal1.2, whole genome shotgun sequence DNA includes these proteins:
- the LOC113019005 gene encoding sialoadhesin-like isoform X1, which produces MLFSSSFYFMFRTPAAMLSIHPDRSQFFWYETITLSCEGTDNSGNWTLKRNTSKTAESCISGWGVSNQTSCTIVDTYASDTGTYWCESDRGECSEAINITVTYGVILESPVLPVTEDETVTLFCYYKYDEESRATSNFSANFYKDGHLISTQPAGNLTFSAVSLSDEGFYKCEHPTKGQSAQSWMAVKGKGGFRQQDICFRRNVVDVIHKIHPVCPLTYSLCSKSNALTNFTYKLVTED; this is translated from the exons atgcttttttcctcttctttttatttcatgtttcgAACCCCAGCTGCTATGCTGAGCATCCATCCTGACAGATCTCAGTTCTTTTGGTATGAGACGATCACGCTGAGCTGTGAAGGGACAGACAACTCTGGAAATTGGACTCTGAAGAGAAACACCTCTAAAACTGCTGAGTCATGTATCTCGGGTTGGGGAGTGTCAAATCAGACGTCATGCACTATTGTGGACACCTATGCATCAGACACTGGAACATACTGGTGTGAGTCTGATCGAGGGGAATGCAGTGAGGCTATCAACATCACAGTCACAT ATGGAGTGATCCTGGAAAGCCCTGTGCTTCCTGTGACAGAGGATGAAACAGTGACACTTTTCTGCTATTACAAGTACGATGAAGAGAGCAGGGCGACTTCTAATTTCTCTGCTAACTTCTACAAAGACGGACATTTAATCAGTACTCAGCCTGCAGGGAACCTCACTTTCTCAGCTGTGTCCTTATCTGATGAAGGGTTCTACAAGTGTGAACACCCAACAAAAGGACAGTCAGCACAGAGTTGGATGGCTGTCAAAGGCAAAGGTGGGTTCAGGCAACAAGACATCTGTTTCAGAAGAAATGTGGTAGACGTGATACATAAAATACACCCAGTCTGTCCTTTGACATATTCATTGTGCTCCAAAAGCAATGCATTGACTAATTTCACCTATAAACTAGTCACTGAGGATTGA
- the LOC113019005 gene encoding sialoadhesin-like isoform X2, which yields MLFSSSFYFMFRTPAAMLSIHPDRSQFFWYETITLSCEGTDNSGNWTLKRNTSKTAESCISGWGVSNQTSCTIVDTYASDTGTYWCESDRGECSEAINITVTYGVILESPVLPVTEDETVTLFCYYKYDEESRATSNFSANFYKDGHLISTQPAGNLTFSAVSLSDEGFYKCEHPTKGQSAQSWMAVKGKVRAQLSVSVPGLIGAILVKLFYTVIITLGANVLIR from the exons atgcttttttcctcttctttttatttcatgtttcgAACCCCAGCTGCTATGCTGAGCATCCATCCTGACAGATCTCAGTTCTTTTGGTATGAGACGATCACGCTGAGCTGTGAAGGGACAGACAACTCTGGAAATTGGACTCTGAAGAGAAACACCTCTAAAACTGCTGAGTCATGTATCTCGGGTTGGGGAGTGTCAAATCAGACGTCATGCACTATTGTGGACACCTATGCATCAGACACTGGAACATACTGGTGTGAGTCTGATCGAGGGGAATGCAGTGAGGCTATCAACATCACAGTCACAT ATGGAGTGATCCTGGAAAGCCCTGTGCTTCCTGTGACAGAGGATGAAACAGTGACACTTTTCTGCTATTACAAGTACGATGAAGAGAGCAGGGCGACTTCTAATTTCTCTGCTAACTTCTACAAAGACGGACATTTAATCAGTACTCAGCCTGCAGGGAACCTCACTTTCTCAGCTGTGTCCTTATCTGATGAAGGGTTCTACAAGTGTGAACACCCAACAAAAGGACAGTCAGCACAGAGTTGGATGGCTGTCAAAGGCAAAG TCAGAGCTCAGCTATCAGTATCTGTGCCTGGACTGATTGGTGCTATTCTGGTGAAACTCTTCTACACTGTGATTATTACACTGGGTGCAAATGTACTCATACGCTGA
- the LOC113019021 gene encoding ladderlectin-like produces MKLLTVAALLCAMMVLTMAVANSHLVKRSNGCPYRWTRHSDRCFYYVPTTMSWARAERNCLSMGANLASVHSIREYQKIQRLTAHYGYPQIWIGGTDAPQEGIWLWSDGTSFHYSHWCPGEPNNDRNQHCIQMNYGDSKCWDDLRCDAHLPSVCAKKV; encoded by the exons ATGAAACTGCTGACTGTGGCTGCACTTCTTTGTGCAATGATGGTTCTAACCATGGCTGTTG CCAACAGTCACCTGGTCAAGAGGTCCAATGGTTGTCCTTATCGTTGGACTCGCCACAGTGATCGCTGCTTTTACTACGTTCCAACAACCATGAGTTGGGCTAGAGCTGAg AGAAACTGCTTGTCCATGGGGGCAAACCTTGCATCAGTGCACAGCATCAGAGAGTACCAGAAAATTCAGAGACTGACTGCCCATTATGGCTACCCCCAAATTTGGATTGGAGGAACTGATGCACCccag GAGGGTATTTGGTTGTGGAGTGATGGCACCAGTTTTCACTATTCACACTGGTGCCCAGGAGAGCCCAATAATGATCGCAATCAGCACTGTATTCAGATGAATTATGGAG ATTCCAAGTGCTGGGATGATCTGCGGTGTGATGCTCATCTGCCATCTGTCTGCGCCAAGAAAGTCTAA